CGGGACGCCGTAGATGACCTTGCCGATTTACCGATAACATTACCTGCCGGAGGAACTTTACCCTTGGGCTCAATTGCTGAAATTGCAGTGCGGCAGGGAGCAGCTCGGGTTGGGCGTGAAGCAGGTGGGCGATTAGTCGCAGTAAAAGCCAATTTGCTCGGACGCGACCAAGGCAGCTTTGTTGATGAAGCAATGGCAAAAGTGAACGCACAGGTGAAGCTTCCGCCTGGCTACAGCATGATTTGGGGTGGGCAATTTGAAAATCAGCAACGTGCAATCAAACGACTCAAAATCATTGTACCGTTGTCAATACTGATGATTTTTATATTGCTGTTCTGGGCATTTCGCTCCATGCGTAAAGCGCTTTTGGTAATCTTGATGGTGCCTTTCACGCTGATCGGAGGGATTGCCGGACTTGGATTCGCGGGGCTCCACCTGTCCGTTTCGGCCGCCGTCGGATTCATTGCCGTGGCAGGCATCTCAGTTCAAAACGGTGTGATCATGGTAGAGCAATTCATGGAAGGTTTACGTAATGGCAAAGAGATGTATGAGAGCGTACTGGAAGGTGCGGTGGCACGTCTACGTCCTATCCTGATGACCGCGCTGATGGCCGGTATCGGTCTGTTACCCGCCGCGCTCTCTCATGGTATAGGCTCGGAAACACAGCGCCCTTTCGCTGTGGTGATCGTCGGTGGGATTGTTTCCGCTACCTTATTCACTTTGTTATTACTGCCCCTGTTGTTCTCCGTATTTGCTGAAGAAACTAATTCCTCTCAAAAAATTCCTGGTTTGTAACTCAGAGATTATGTCAGTGGAAGTCTGATAATCGGGTTTTCGAAGAGCTGAAAGTCATGAGAACGGGAAGGGCGTTGTCACGAGGCTAGGTTTGAAGAAAACTGAATTTAAAGCTGCGGGTCGATGAATAAAAATTGGATATAAGGCGTGATATATCTGGGACGGGCAGATAGGTGACTACGTTGTCTTTCGTCTGTGGCAGTTTGGATGCCTTTTAAATCTAGTTTCACACAAGCCCGCAGCTATTCACGCAGTGGTAGACCGATCCCACAGCAAGCAAGTTATCCGCGCAAAATGGGAACGTTGCCCTCATCCAGGCTTAAGGACTGCACCTTATGCACAGTGAGGTGAGAGAGCGGGTAGCGAGGTCTTTATCCTATCCGATTAAAAAGGCGGTGCACCTGCCACATACCAAGTTATGTAGGTAGCACCTGCCGCGCAGGCTAAGGTGGCAATAGATAGTAATAGTGATTGTAACCATAGCCCCATTTTTTCGGAGACTGGAATTTTGGCAGCCAGTGGAATTCCTGCCAGCACAGTTAAAGCATACCATGGCAACTGTGCGGTCAGCACTGCGAGACAGCCAGTCAATCCGGCGATGAGTGACAAGGGCAGGGTAAAGCTACGTCCACATGGTAATCGGCTGTTAGATATTGCTTGGAGTAGAAGGTAAGCACTTGCCGCCGCACCCAGAGCTAAACCGAACTGGCCGAGCAGAGCAGATGCACCAAGCAATGCAGATCCACCCGTGCCCAATCCCAGTGCCATGCCTGCACTTCCTGCTCGTACGGGTGATTCATGTAATGTATCCATCCAGAATATCAACCAGCCGACATATAAAGCGCACCCGCCACTCCAAAGCAACATATGCGTCATATCCTGCTGTTGTAAAATGCGCAACGCCATCCACACTGTCGCAATACCGCCCGCTATAGTGAGGATCAAGCGTAGTGGACGCCAATTGAATTGTAATAACGTTAGAGCAAGTAGTGCAGAGAGCAGGCCCAGCAGCACGATTTTGCGTGCAGAGGTGAGTGGTTCAAAAGAGAAGCCACTCACCAAGTAAACAGTAATAGCAAACCCGGCAATAATCGCTAAACCGCTTAAGCGTAAGCGCTGTAATAATTCTGCCACTATCAGTGCGATGACGAAGGGAGCGAGACCGCCCTGTACGGCCGGATGATCTAGCAATTCTTGCATTTTGTGCGCACAGTTTTATTGGTTTCTAATGACATTTGTATCCTCACTCTGGGAATTTATTTGTCTGCGATTAAGTACATTTTATAATAATAACTTGCATTGGTGTGTACCCCTTGAAATATTGCTCATTACCCCAACATTAAGCACTACGATGTGCAAACACAAGAAATTGCATCCCATATTTTCAGTTTAAGAGAGGCATATATATGAAACGAATTTTTCTGTTTATTCTGACCAATTTGGCTGTACTTTTTGTCATCAGTATTACCTTACGCTTGCTGGGTATTGACAAAATATTGAATGATAGCGGTGGTATCAATTTCAATGCTCTCCTGGTCATGTCGGCAGTGATGGGTTTTGCTGGCTCGATAATCTCGTTGTTCCTGTCCAAATGGTCGGCCAAGCGGATGGTTGGAGCACAGGTCATTTCTAATCCGATTGATCCTACTGAGCGCTGGCTGGTGGAAACAGTACGTAAGCAGGCGCAAGCTGCGGGAATCGGCATGCCTGAAGTAGCGATCTATGAAGCACCAGACGTAAATGCTTTTGCTACCGGCTGGAATCGCAACAATGCACTAGTGGCGGTAAGTACCGGCTTGTTGCATAACATGAGTCGGGATGAGGCGGAAGCTGTGTTAGCGCACGAGATCAGCCACGTTGCCAACGGCGATATGATAACGCTTGCGCTTATACAGGGAGTAGTCAACACTTTTGTAATCTTTTTCTCCAGAATCATTGGTCATCTAGTGGATCGTTTGGTGTTCAAGACTGAGCGTGAATATGGCCCAGCTTACTGGATTACTAACATCATTGCACAAATGGTGCTGGGCATCCTGGCCAGCATTATTGTTATGTGGTTTTCGCGCCAGCGCGAATTTCGCGCCGATGCAGGGGGGGCAAATCTGGCAGGGCGTAATAAGATGATCGCTGCATTGGAGAAGCTGAAAATTAATCACGAACAGGCTACTCTGCCCGAGCAGATGGCAGCATTTGGTATCGCGGGTGGGGGTGGTTTAGCCAAATTATTTAGTACCCATCCGTCTCTTGATGAGCGTATTGAGGCATTACGCGCAGGACGTTAAGTTAACTTTATTTTCGGAGGTTGCCGGAAGAGCTGGCTAATAGAGCGAAGGTACGACCAATAAGCCGTATTCTATTTTAATTAGAGTAAGATCGAGTTTGGATCAATATCAGAATTCCCCTTTAATTTAGCACGGGATTTTCTGTTGTTGTGGGCATTGGTTGTTCCATTCTATACGGGTTAAAAGTTGTGTCAGCAGGCGTCACCATTTCTGTTGGCTGCTGCACGCTAGATGCAGGGTCACTCGAAGACGCAGTATCACTCGATGGCTGTTGCGCTGGTGATTCCATGCCGTGTGAAACAGGTGTATCGACTACTTCTGGCTTAGGTGTATCACCTACGGCTGGCTGTGAATTTTCTTGTTTATCTTCGATAGAAGTTTTATCCGGCGTATCACCATTTTCCTCGTCATCGAATTTTTCACGAGGCGGATTACCGTCATATACTAAGCTTTGACGTTGTTGCAAATAGGCATCACGGGTAAAGGCATAACGGTCAATAGCGGCTTCTTCCAATATTTTTTCCTGATCCAATAGCCCGGCCCGGAGATTGATCGTCCGTGTTACATACATTGTGTTACGTGTAGGTATATTAGGAATAAGGCGAATTGGGCTGGCATAACTATCCACATACAAGCCGATGCTATCGCGAACAGTTCTGGGGCCAAAGAATGGGAGGACGACGTAAGGCCCACTGCCGATACCCCAGTAACCTAAAGTCTGACCGAAGTCTTCGTTGTGTTTTTCAAGTCGATCAGTAATGTTAAATAAACCTAAAATCCCAAACGTTGAGTTGAACAATACGCGTGTGCCATCAGATGCAGCTTGAGCAAATTTTAATTGTAGCAGGTCGTTTATAGTGACAAGGATGTCATCCAGGTTCGAGAAAAAATTTGTTATCATGATTTTCCCGGGTTCCGGGATGATGGTGCTATAGCCTTTCGCTACCGGTTTCAATACAGCCTTGTCCACCGTATCGTTAAATTTATACATACTCCGGTTAAAAGGTTCAAGTGGGTCTTGCGGATTTCTTTCCCCCTGGGTTGAAGCACAGCCACCTAATGCAAGGCTGACAAGCAATAAATAAATTCTAGTTGAGGACATGAAAATCATTGAAAGTGAGTTTATTTGATGCAATTATAGTCGCAATGCCAATAGTCGCAAGTATCTAGATATTGCTCAGATAGTACCATCCCGAATGGATTTACTATCTCGCTACCTGCATAGAATTGTGGCCGTTTGGATGGTTTGCTCAATCCAGCTGCTTTACTGGTAATTATACACTTATCCCGCGTTTTAACTGCACAGATGCTACATTAAGTGACTGGGGTCAGGTAGCGTGTTACGTTCAGCACATCTATATTTATTTATTTAGGGAGGCGCTGATTAACTCGCGTTTCAGAATTTCACACATTTAAAAGTAAATTTGTTACGCGCGAAATTCCGCGAAATTTTGAATTAATCAGCGTCTCCTTAGGTCTTTCCCGAAATCAAAATCAAATCCACAATCTGTTATTCACATCATTAGCAATTAGTCCGTACTATAAGAAACAGACATTTCATTATCTTACAAGATCGCCCGCATCTTGCACCATCTTTCAATCTTTGTTAAGGTTGACCGCATCATGCAATTTTCCCGTGCGTTTTTTCCGTTACTCCTTACCTTGCTGTTGTTTTTTGCCCAGCAAGGTGGAACTATGCATGCTTTGCAGCATGCTCTTGCTGAGCATGGTCAGCAGCATGATAAGCACACACCGCATTCATCAGCGTGTGGGTATTGTGCGGCTTATACACAACTGGGTGGCGTACTTGGCAGCTCTCCCCCTTCCTTCGCAGTTACCGTTATTCCGAGCGGAACGGTATGGTTTAACGCCATTACATTCCGTTCCAACCAACCCCTTATCGCTGTTGCGCGTGGCCCGCCTGATTTTCTCCAAGAAATTGCATAAGACTGCCTCGTTATAACGCGAGGTTGTGTCATTTATTTTTGGAGAATTACTATGTTTATGCACGTCATACTTGGCGCGGCGCTATTCACTTATGCCGCGACGAGGAAATCCATTTACTTAATACCCCTGCTATTTTTGGCTTTTATAGCATCCGCTAAAGCCCACGCGGCTGATTCCATGCTTAGTGTTACTTGTAAAGATGAGGACAGGGGCGCCGAAATCTTTATCAATGATAAATTTAAGGGCAAATGTCCATTGAGTTTAATGATTCCCGCTGGCAAGTTGAAGTTGGAAGTTCACAAGAAAGTGGATGCT
This genomic interval from Candidatus Nitrotoga sp. AM1P contains the following:
- a CDS encoding DUF2946 family protein — translated: MQFSRAFFPLLLTLLLFFAQQGGTMHALQHALAEHGQQHDKHTPHSSACGYCAAYTQLGGVLGSSPPSFAVTVIPSGTVWFNAITFRSNQPLIAVARGPPDFLQEIA
- the htpX gene encoding protease HtpX, which encodes MKRIFLFILTNLAVLFVISITLRLLGIDKILNDSGGINFNALLVMSAVMGFAGSIISLFLSKWSAKRMVGAQVISNPIDPTERWLVETVRKQAQAAGIGMPEVAIYEAPDVNAFATGWNRNNALVAVSTGLLHNMSRDEAEAVLAHEISHVANGDMITLALIQGVVNTFVIFFSRIIGHLVDRLVFKTEREYGPAYWITNIIAQMVLGILASIIVMWFSRQREFRADAGGANLAGRNKMIAALEKLKINHEQATLPEQMAAFGIAGGGGLAKLFSTHPSLDERIEALRAGR
- a CDS encoding MlaA family lipoprotein — encoded protein: MHQINSLSMIFMSSTRIYLLLVSLALGGCASTQGERNPQDPLEPFNRSMYKFNDTVDKAVLKPVAKGYSTIIPEPGKIMITNFFSNLDDILVTINDLLQLKFAQAASDGTRVLFNSTFGILGLFNITDRLEKHNEDFGQTLGYWGIGSGPYVVLPFFGPRTVRDSIGLYVDSYASPIRLIPNIPTRNTMYVTRTINLRAGLLDQEKILEEAAIDRYAFTRDAYLQQRQSLVYDGNPPREKFDDEENGDTPDKTSIEDKQENSQPAVGDTPKPEVVDTPVSHGMESPAQQPSSDTASSSDPASSVQQPTEMVTPADTTFNPYRMEQPMPTTTENPVLN